The stretch of DNA TAGTCGGGAATAAAGGGGATGAGTTTGTAATTCAGCTCTATCTTCTGTGGCGTGTACCTACAAGAGATAAAGTTATTAACTATTTTGTTGATTTTGAAGAGGTATACTAACTGGCCACAGAAGGTACCTCATTATGTTCTGAAACAGTTCCTTCACTTCTATGGATACCTCCAAATCCTCAAAATCTTTTGGATTATAAATTTCAACAGGCTGTGCATTAATGGTCCCCTCTATATCATCATCGTCGCTTTCTTCACTGTCAGATGGATCACTGTTGATTCCCATTGACTTCCCAAAGCTATTCTCATTGTCAGAGTAcctttgaaaaatgataatagtTGAACAATATTGCACTTGAATTATGTACATACGTATATAGTACCTTCTGAAGTCCAATTTTTCACGTGGTGAATTGATCCCCATAGCATCGCGACTTTCAGTCCTACGGGTCGGTCTAGGTCTCTTGGAACTTGAAGGTCTGTGACTCACAGGACTTTGTATCTCTTCGGCATTACGCACCTCTATGCTCTCATCAAATTTTGTAAACGCTGAAATATGTGCCTCCTCTTCGTCGCTGCTATCTTTTCTGTCCATAGTTGATCATTCCTAGAATTCTTAAAACAGTATACTGCAATGGATGATTGTTTTGATTTTCATAGCTTTACTGTTTCTATGGTTTCTTGGAGGGTCGATGAGCGCAGGCTCGGCCTGTATatgctgaaaataatttatatttctataataTCTTTAATATCTTCAAAACGAGTCAACTTCCGATTGTAAATTAATCAACTTTAttcgtagaaaaatattaatcaataCTGAGCTTAAATACTGAACATCATAGTACTAAATAAAATGATCAATACAGTCACAAAAGtgaaaacaaaatttcatcgaaacaaaacgattcataaaaatcgtgtaaataaatttcatcaatttcaaaattttcctacaataaaaataaacgataCGAAACGAATGTGTGTAAAAGTAGACGAGTCATCTATCAACAAGGTTGTTAAACAACAAGAcaatcaaattaaataattttggaaaaattgaGACACTTATGCTCGCTCACGTTTCTAACAACTTATGTCTGATAACGTTTAAACTGtcgttaattatttatctGTAACGTTGAAACAACCGAGACGTGTTACAGCAATATCTCTTCTTGAAATGTTTAGACTAATAGATATTAGTTTTGTCTCGAGGCATAATTCCTATACAGGATATTTTCCATAAATTTGACCGCTCCTGGTTTTTCTGATAAGCCATTTCTGACTGCTCTTCTGATATATCCTCTCCATCGTTTGGGTGCTCTGACAATTTTGCGGTTGAATACTATTTAAACCAAAGATTGATCTTTTCGGGATGGTCGTAGTTCTCTTCTTGGCTGATCGAACTCTGATTACGTCCTCGTCGGAGAAGTTCCTTTTTGGAATTCGTCCACGTGTGCAGATCGAGTCGCCGCAAGCGTGGAAGCAGTTTGTTGAACTCGTGCTCGAAACACAGTAAGGATTTTCTGACAGACCTGCAGTCACTCTGCTAATAAcaaatttctaataaatacTCGTCtcaatttttatacagaaCAATTGGATATTTTGCAGATAAAGAAAAGTAAAACTAACGTTTCTATACCGGCAGAAGCGTAAAGTTGTCGACAGTCCTTTTCGCATTTCGATGCAAACATTACAAGGATGAATAGCACGCTACAGAGGACGGAAAATGCTACAATATCAGCTGTTAAATTCCTAAACGTTAAACCACGAAATCTCGTGTCCGAAGCGTCGAAGTCATCGTTGATTGCGGCGATCCAGAAGAATTTCTGTAGAATCAAGTCCTGGAAAGAATACAAAAGAATCTCAAATACCAAGATAACGTAATTCAATGGTAATTAGATAACGAGAAGGTTAATCATGTAGTCATACTCGTAAGTAGATGAAAACTTGACGGACAATCAACTGCACGAGATAGTAAATGTCGCTCAGATTGTCCATTATCGATCGCCATTGACTGATCATCACGATCCTCTCGATCCAAATTACAAACGCGTATGGTGGAAATTTGTTAATCCATCTTTTGCCGAAAAATCTCACGTTGTTCTGTCGATTGCCCAGAATTTGACAAACGCTTCGCGATTAACCATTCGTCTTCATTTGTTATcattatatgaaaatatgtatttatggGGATCTAGAAGGAAAAAATACAATAACTCTCATTGTCAGTATTTTGATGACGAGCTGTAGAAATTTGGAATAatcattataatttttctacaAAGTTGTTTCAATATTCCTCGCACGAATCGTTTAACTGGTGCAGGCGGTTTAAACGCTAATCCTTTAATCTGGTACCGCGTGTTTGCCGAGTGACGCAAAGAGAAATCCATTTTCCCGTTTCGCACAATTTTACTGATCCAACATTGCAATACCGACACCTTGGACGATGTAGAAATTTCATGTTAATCAGAAAATATCTCATCGTTCCACGTTAATCCTTAATGTCAATTCAGGTTTATGGCATATCAGAAAGCAGACAGCTGTATATCATGCATCCTTTCCACGTGTTTCATAAACCAGATTACAACAGAGATACACCGTGTCGTTTCCATacctttttactttttttactAACAATtcattgtttttatattatgaaATCCAAAGCGAATggttttattcaattttctttgttGGATCTTCAGAGACCTTAAGACTTGCGCTTCTTTTTTAACTGTCTgtaacagaaaaatatttttaacgatATTAACGATAATTTACTTTAATCCACGTACTTTTATGGTTTTACAATCTTGACCTATTCTTTTTGATCCACGCTGATAAAGGAACGGCTTGATTACGCGATTGTTTTATCAAAGACACAAGCTTTCCTTGCGATTGACGTTGAAACGAATGATCGTTGAATTACACTTATTTATTGTCAATAAAgtttattaaataacaaaCAACAGTGTTCAACTTGTATCCGTTTTATATTTCcgttgtaataaaatattaaagaaaatttaattaataaatcctGCAAACTTACCCACCTATAAATTACGGGtataaatgcaaatttatACAGAAACAATTACATAAGTTATTCGAGTATCTATCTGACAATGACTATCTTGACTATCTTCGAGGAAGAAGTATAGTGATTATCATGAATTGCAAGTATGAgaagaaaattgttaaaatgaTCCTGCTTGTCCAAGAGAATACCTTTCGAAATTAACGACACGTGTTGTATCGTATGATATAATACAGCTTAACAGAATTAGGAGGACAACGTCTAGGTGAGTCGTATCTAATCGGAGTACGCGTTTAAACCGAGCTGTATTTTGCAGAAGTACGTCTCTGGAACAGGTAGTCGGTATCCTACTTCCATCAACTAACAATAAGcttagtaaaaaaaaaatcttccGAAATTAACGACACGTGTTGTATCGTACGATCTAATACAGCTTAATAGAGCCGATATGAATTAGGGGGACAACGTCTAGGTGAATCGTATCTAATCGGACTACGTGTTTAAACCGAGCTATATTTTGCAAAAGTACATCTCTCGAACAGGTAGTCGATATCCTACTTCCATCAACTAACAATAAGCTtagtaaaaaaaaactatCGAAATTAACGACACGTGTTGTATCGTACGATCTAATACAGCTTAACAGAACTGAGATGAATTGGGGGGACAACGTCTAGGCGAGTCGTATCTAATCGGAGTACGCGTTTAAACCGAGCTGTATTTTGCAGAAGTACGTCTCTGGAACAGGTAGTCGGTCTCCTACTTCCATCAATTAACAATAAGcttagtaaaaaaaaagaacaatccATGGTAGTAGCTTCTAGAATCATTGTTGGAGAATTCATCAATTTCTGCGGCATAGTATACTTTTTCCTGTTTAAATTATAACTTCTTTTCTTCAATTCTGTTTCATATTATACTGGTGTAATACTTACTATAAAATGTGAGATTAAGTTTATAGAATGtggtgaaaattaaatataagatACTGAAGTGATGTACCTTTAGAATGATGCACCAAGCTGAACGTAGTCTTTTGGAAGCACCGTTATTTGAACAACAGGAAGAAGTTCTGTGATGGTTTTTTACACGTCCATATACGAGTGTTTCTTGATGCAAGGGATATTAATGTGAAAGTGCAATTCTTTGGAGAACATTCGCAGAAGAAACTTTAAATGAAGTGAAATCTTTTGCAGCAGTATTCTGAAATTGTTAAACAGAGATGGAGAAGTTAGAGAATGGAATTTATGTAAGATATTTAAAACAATgtaatgaaaatgaagaatcAATTAGAGCTTTCGatttatcaattaaaatttccagaAGCAAAATGGCTTCACAAACGAGGCTTTCCAGATGGAAGATATTCATCTTgaacaaaaggaaaataatttttccgaTGTTGAGAAATCATTGGAGAAGCCCGATGCTCAGCAGAAAGTACCTTCAGAAAACAAACCAGCAGTATGTCAACTTTTTCTTTGAAGAATATACGCAAATTACCTTGAGTCATAATtcgtaatttttcatttcttaaatttcttCTATAGAGAGCAGAATGGGGTGGAGGACTACAATTTTTAATGGCATGCATTGCCACTTCTGTGGGTCTTGGAAACGTATGGAGATTTCCATTCACTGCCTATGAGAATGGAGGTGGCGCTTTTCTGATACCTTAcatcataattttattattcgtcGGCAaacctttctattttttggAAGGTCTTCTCGGTCAATTCACCAACAAATCATGCGCAAAAACATGGAACATGGTACCTGCAATGAAAGGTAATTTTAGTTGCAGATTATTCAGTACTATTTCATGCACAAAGTGCTATACtccaattattattgttatccTAGGTCTAGGATATGGACAAGCATTTGCAGCAATCTGCGTAGTGTCTTATTATTGCGCTCTAATGGGTTTGACGTTATACTATCTAGTAGCAAGTTTCCAATCTGAACTACCTTGGTCCTATTGTCGAGAAGAATGGCAGGGTCAATGCGTAGACGCTGTTTCGAAGGACAACAACGTAAGCAAGAGCGCGAAGTTGCTTGATAACGATAACGGTACCCTTCGTAGCTCCGCAGAATTATACTTTAGGTTTGCAGCCTTTCACTTCGTTCgaatttcttcttcctctgctTCAATCCTCAATATTTATATCGTCTTACAGGAAGATCGTTCTGAACGAGTATGACTCCATCGAGGATGGAATTGGTACTCCTTCCTGGCAACTCACCATCTGTCTTTTCTTAAGCTGGATGACGATATTCATCGTGCTTTGCAGAGGAATAAAAAGCACTGGAAAAGCAGTATATTTCCTAGCAATATTTCCTTATATCGTTATGATTGCTCTGTTATTTAGAGCAGTGACTTTGGATGGTGCTGTCGATGGGATTCTATTCCTAGTCACTCCGAAATGGGACAAATTGTGGCAACCCACTGTGTGGTATGCAGCAATTACCCAATGTTTCTTCTCCTTGTCAGTTTGCTTTGGTCCCATCCTTACTTACTCATCCTACAGTAATTTTGGGCACAACGTTACCAGGTAAGACTCTTCAGTGCATTATGTGTAGTATTTTTCAAACCTGCTATTCTTACAGATGTTGATTAATTTTAGGGATGTCATGATAGTGACCACTTTGGACACGTTTACAAGTCTGATAGCAGGTTGCACGATTTTCGGTATTCTAGGAAATTTAGCCCACGAGATAGGCACCGAAGACATATCAACAGTGGTCCGTGGAGGTACCGGACTAGCATTCATTTCTTATCCAGAAGCATTGTCTAGATTCAAATTGGTTCCCCAACTGTTTGCTGTTCTCTTCTTCGTGATGATGTTCGTCCTTGGCGTTGGAAGCGCAGTGGCTCTTTGCGGTGCCGTCTTCAGCATCCTCTGTGATCATTTTCCAAAAGTGAATCACTGGAAGTTGGTGCTGATGGTGTCGGTTTTCGGGTTCTTCGTTAGCCTCGTTTACGTCACTCCTGTGAGCCCTGTCAAATGAAACACAATGTAAATGGAAACATACGGAagtgttaaattaatttcaattgttcCAGGGTGGTCAGTGGTTCATAACACTGGTAGATTATTATGGTGGCACGTTTGTGGCGATAATAGTGGGTGTATTAGAGATGGTAACTATTTTCTGGATCTATGGTCTGTCG from Osmia bicornis bicornis chromosome 10, iOsmBic2.1, whole genome shotgun sequence encodes:
- the LOC114873457 gene encoding uncharacterized protein LOC114873457, whose protein sequence is MISQWRSIMDNLSDIYYLVQLIVRQVFIYLRDLILQKFFWIAAINDDFDASDTRFRGLTFRNLTADIVAFSVLCSVLFILVMFASKCEKDCRQLYASAGIETVTAGLSENPYCVSSTSSTNCFHACGDSICTRGRIPKRNFSDEDVIRVRSAKKRTTTIPKRSIFGLNSIQPQNCQSTQTMERIYQKSSQKWLIRKTRSGQIYGKYPV
- the LOC114873354 gene encoding sodium-dependent nutrient amino acid transporter 1-like, whose product is MEKLENGIYKQNGFTNEAFQMEDIHLEQKENNFSDVEKSLEKPDAQQKVPSENKPARAEWGGGLQFLMACIATSVGLGNVWRFPFTAYENGGGAFLIPYIIILLFVGKPFYFLEGLLGQFTNKSCAKTWNMVPAMKGLGYGQAFAAICVVSYYCALMGLTLYYLVASFQSELPWSYCREEWQGQCVDAVSKDNNVSKSAKLLDNDNGTLRSSAELYFRKIVLNEYDSIEDGIGTPSWQLTICLFLSWMTIFIVLCRGIKSTGKAVYFLAIFPYIVMIALLFRAVTLDGAVDGILFLVTPKWDKLWQPTVWYAAITQCFFSLSVCFGPILTYSSYSNFGHNVTRDVMIVTTLDTFTSLIAGCTIFGILGNLAHEIGTEDISTVVRGGTGLAFISYPEALSRFKLVPQLFAVLFFVMMFVLGVGSAVALCGAVFSILCDHFPKVNHWKLVLMVSVFGFFVSLVYVTPGGQWFITLVDYYGGTFVAIIVGVLEMVTIFWIYGLSNFLNDIEFMLRSRPSFYWRLCWAFITPVSMIIILIYTIATYAPPTYDGLMFPTYAYGIGWFLLSLGVLAILGCILQKLIEKRSSSLIETIKAAFRPDENKWGPSDPKIRLKWKEFIAEKNFQHRGGFVQTFFK